The Stenotrophomonas rhizophila genome has a window encoding:
- a CDS encoding flavohemoglobin expression-modulating QEGLA motif protein has translation MDARLAKLGNRIRVLSGLAWPIEMETRFLASWRAGAPEMPAPPTQPVDHTDTIAALDDILQHLDRGHPVGDWLYRTAWSYRVAASMLANIGNPRFTACSTLLYGQPSTRYRSQTTTTAQSAAQMLAITDQLIGSQYVPRIQYDIPAPDFSMLLRQRIEPFFTDDEVKVVLDTELASKAAAGSKVIRLRADALFSQLDLDQLVEHEAFIHSATLLNGKHQPWLRCLGAGAPRTTRTQEGLATFSEIITGAMDINRLRRLALRVVRLQEALEGADFIEVFRAFLAAGQSEVDSYRSAARIFRGGDVRGRVCFTKDGAYLEGLLLVTAFIKRALHENRGDTLRLLFCGRVDLGDLVTLAPYRDSGLIAAPRYVPPWAQHPERVLATLAFSTAAQAMRLDTFDLQRFSAVEDELMAGAALADAQ, from the coding sequence GTGGATGCGCGGCTGGCCAAGCTTGGCAACAGGATCCGCGTGCTGTCCGGGCTGGCGTGGCCGATCGAGATGGAAACCCGCTTCCTCGCCTCCTGGCGCGCCGGAGCGCCGGAGATGCCGGCCCCGCCGACCCAGCCGGTTGACCACACCGACACCATTGCGGCGCTGGACGACATCCTGCAGCACCTGGATCGGGGCCATCCCGTGGGCGACTGGCTGTACCGCACCGCGTGGAGCTACCGCGTGGCCGCCAGCATGCTGGCCAACATCGGCAACCCGCGCTTCACCGCGTGCTCCACGCTGCTGTACGGCCAGCCCAGCACCCGGTACCGCTCGCAGACCACCACCACCGCGCAGTCGGCCGCGCAGATGCTGGCCATCACCGACCAGCTGATCGGCTCGCAGTACGTGCCGCGCATCCAGTACGACATTCCAGCGCCGGACTTCTCCATGCTGCTGCGCCAGCGCATCGAGCCGTTCTTCACCGACGACGAAGTGAAAGTAGTGCTGGATACCGAGCTGGCCTCCAAGGCCGCCGCCGGCAGCAAGGTGATCCGCCTGCGCGCCGATGCGTTGTTCTCGCAGCTGGATCTGGACCAGCTGGTCGAGCATGAGGCCTTCATCCACTCGGCCACCCTGCTCAACGGCAAGCACCAGCCGTGGCTGCGCTGCCTCGGCGCGGGTGCGCCCCGCACCACGCGCACGCAGGAGGGGCTGGCCACGTTCTCGGAGATCATCACCGGGGCGATGGACATCAACCGCCTGCGCCGGCTGGCATTGCGGGTGGTGCGGTTGCAGGAAGCCCTGGAGGGCGCGGACTTCATCGAGGTGTTCCGCGCGTTCCTCGCTGCCGGGCAATCGGAGGTGGACAGCTACCGCAGTGCGGCCCGCATCTTCCGGGGCGGTGATGTACGCGGGCGGGTGTGCTTCACCAAGGATGGCGCCTACCTGGAAGGGCTGCTGCTGGTGACCGCTTTCATCAAGCGCGCCCTGCACGAGAACCGCGGCGACACGCTGCGGCTGCTGTTCTGTGGGCGGGTTGATCTGGGTGACCTGGTCACCCTGGCCCCTTACCGGGACAGCGGGCTGATTGCAGCGCCACGTTATGTACCCCCGTGGGCACAGCATCCCGAGCGGGTGCTGGCGACGCTGGCGTTCTCCACGGCCGCGCAGGCGATGCGGCTGGATACGTTCGACCTGCAGCGGTTCTCCGCGGTGGAGGATGAACTGATGGCCGGCGCTGCACTCGCTGACGCGCAATAG
- a CDS encoding restriction endonuclease subunit S, translating into MLSAATTLLMRRRNPDIPDVKESVVSTMNVGRCDDPRRDDLRNLFFAIDPAYPYAWNQTLRLWKFAVQVSLFRGPAASFRMVQNAHLTCEFLPRMVRPMNNHRRSTKLSDIASIRQGHPFRGAITAFPDGPVRVIQLKNLSASGVHNPCDLLRTRLHPRKAPDWVQEGDVLLAARGAHPLAVLLCNPPADTVCSPHLYVIRVSDHERIMPAFLAWQLNQEGAQEYLRRQSAGSRQQSLRKAAIEELRVQLPPLLLQQRIVSIARAAQLEKLHCEQMIAARHQEVARYAAHILDERPG; encoded by the coding sequence ATGCTTTCTGCCGCCACCACATTGCTTATGCGAAGACGGAATCCTGATATTCCCGACGTGAAGGAAAGCGTAGTCAGCACGATGAATGTGGGCCGTTGCGACGACCCCAGACGCGATGATTTGCGCAACCTGTTTTTCGCGATTGATCCGGCCTACCCATATGCGTGGAATCAAACGCTGCGCCTCTGGAAGTTTGCGGTGCAGGTATCACTTTTCAGGGGTCCCGCTGCATCATTCCGAATGGTGCAAAACGCACATTTGACGTGCGAATTCCTGCCGCGCATGGTTCGCCCCATGAACAATCATCGTCGCAGTACGAAGCTCTCGGACATCGCCAGCATCCGCCAGGGACATCCGTTCCGGGGTGCAATCACCGCCTTCCCGGATGGGCCGGTCCGCGTGATCCAGTTGAAGAACCTGAGCGCATCGGGCGTGCACAATCCGTGCGATCTGCTGCGTACGCGGCTGCACCCGCGCAAGGCGCCGGACTGGGTCCAGGAGGGCGACGTCCTGCTCGCCGCACGCGGCGCCCATCCACTCGCGGTGCTGCTGTGCAACCCACCCGCCGACACGGTCTGCAGCCCCCACCTGTATGTCATCCGTGTGAGCGACCACGAACGGATCATGCCCGCCTTCCTCGCGTGGCAGCTCAACCAGGAAGGCGCACAGGAGTACCTGCGCCGGCAATCCGCGGGATCACGTCAGCAGAGCCTCCGCAAGGCAGCCATCGAGGAGTTGCGCGTGCAGCTGCCGCCCCTGCTCCTCCAGCAACGCATCGTGTCCATCGCGCGGGCAGCGCAGCTCGAGAAGCTTCACTGCGAGCAGATGATCGCCGCAAGGCACCAGGAGGTCGCCCGCTATGCGGCGCACATTCTGGACGAGCGGCCAGGGTGA
- a CDS encoding N-6 DNA methylase, with the protein MACNVPATLAALVHARDALDGGKRPDADTFLVLSLLLLKVASDATYYGNPDIPYSPGEPPRCVPYSVPLQARFDTLFRQRHAEGNGLRVMNALRVFTLANPRKLGGLFPTLKLEDALPDDPVVRDAVLLQVLERLALPALDFRQQRGVPRPDVGDAVDALLPAQVPAGVSWLMAALTHPCVDEAVYDPSCRQGAVLRAAASWMRDEGSAIGPAGPARYPLYGQEPDAMQCAVARLRLLLQGTDTPRLFVRDPLEEPLLQDGELQRFHVALACPPLSLKWAPAQASHDPYFRFLQGVPSRQWAHTALIQHMLATLEPVRGRMAIVVPHGVLFRDGEEARIRQCWLDANLVDMVIGLPDRLFAGASVATALLVLRKARRHDAVLFVDARGLATRGKRGPRLGDQAARTLHRLCSERRTVPGVAYLASSEELARNGGNLSVARYVQPVARCPAADLATLRAQRAELSARFVALQAALNAELDALERELSDLT; encoded by the coding sequence ATGGCGTGCAACGTCCCCGCCACGCTCGCCGCCCTCGTCCACGCCCGCGACGCGCTCGATGGGGGAAAACGGCCCGACGCCGATACCTTCCTGGTCCTCTCGTTGCTGTTGCTGAAAGTGGCGAGCGACGCCACGTACTACGGCAACCCGGACATTCCGTACTCGCCGGGCGAGCCGCCGCGCTGCGTGCCTTACAGCGTTCCGCTCCAGGCCCGCTTCGACACGCTGTTCCGGCAACGCCATGCGGAGGGCAATGGCCTGAGGGTGATGAACGCGCTACGCGTGTTCACCCTGGCCAATCCGCGCAAGCTGGGTGGCCTGTTCCCGACGTTGAAGCTGGAAGATGCGCTGCCCGACGACCCGGTGGTGCGCGATGCCGTGCTGCTGCAGGTGCTGGAGCGGCTTGCACTTCCGGCATTGGACTTCCGCCAGCAGCGCGGGGTACCCCGCCCGGACGTTGGCGACGCGGTGGACGCCCTGCTCCCTGCGCAGGTGCCCGCAGGGGTGAGTTGGCTGATGGCTGCGCTCACCCACCCCTGCGTGGATGAGGCGGTCTACGACCCCAGCTGTCGGCAGGGAGCCGTGCTGCGGGCAGCGGCCAGCTGGATGCGCGATGAGGGAAGTGCGATTGGGCCGGCAGGCCCCGCCCGCTACCCACTTTATGGCCAGGAGCCGGATGCCATGCAGTGCGCGGTGGCCCGGCTGCGCCTGCTGCTGCAGGGCACGGACACCCCGCGCCTCTTTGTCCGCGACCCGCTGGAGGAACCGCTGCTGCAGGACGGCGAGCTGCAGCGCTTCCATGTGGCACTGGCGTGCCCGCCGCTTTCGCTGAAGTGGGCGCCAGCGCAGGCCAGCCACGACCCCTACTTCCGCTTCCTGCAGGGCGTGCCCTCCCGGCAGTGGGCGCACACCGCGCTCATCCAGCACATGTTGGCCACGCTGGAACCGGTACGTGGGCGCATGGCGATCGTGGTGCCGCATGGCGTGCTGTTCCGCGATGGCGAGGAAGCGCGCATCCGGCAGTGCTGGCTGGACGCGAACCTGGTGGACATGGTGATCGGCCTGCCTGACCGGCTGTTCGCCGGTGCGTCGGTTGCGACCGCGTTGCTGGTGTTGCGCAAGGCGCGCCGGCATGACGCCGTGCTGTTTGTCGATGCGCGCGGCCTTGCCACGCGTGGGAAGCGCGGTCCGCGGCTTGGTGATCAGGCGGCGCGCACCCTGCACCGCCTCTGCAGCGAGCGCAGAACCGTACCCGGCGTGGCGTATCTGGCCAGTTCCGAGGAGCTGGCCCGCAATGGCGGCAACCTGAGTGTTGCACGCTACGTGCAGCCGGTGGCCCGCTGCCCCGCTGCGGATCTTGCGACATTGCGCGCGCAACGCGCCGAGCTGTCCGCGCGTTTCGTGGCCCTCCAGGCGGCGTTGAATGCCGAGCTGGATGCGCTGGAGCGGGAACTGTCGGATCTGACCTGA
- a CDS encoding type I restriction endonuclease, which translates to MNIPHSRFGVRDSVLGWLRRLGWNPLDEGAVAALRGEHHSALLEKRLLPWLRRYRYEWEGERVALSPTSFDRIIAEAETCCHSLDWVASSSAVHRLLVHGVHTELELPNGRRISVPVPLIDWEHVQRNHWDVADAMRTDLRLAAPGDPSDGHVRELVGYVNGIPLVVLACVERDAYKRWGTAEDGIRHLLRGLGSMPTNPPVQHAQLLLSLDRRGGRHAAVGTPSHAWVKWREHGWSPAAQTQLRDAALPFSDVPLDPPWATHAELLHGVLSPPRFLQLIRHFLREGRSGRRCLVRSHQFFAVQCALQALSTRDASGRRTGGQLCLATGSGLQRTRQWLLQAMRADAAFRPIRVLQPLTRLTPPPEDRRQRPGPLPADQLTEFLAGRGPSLHEVPLRILRGWARRTRLPDADDEMAATDDDIVLLADADFWDSDPVLLRRLRRCLPQATWLTLVAAPVTAPVPGLDPGPRLYEYPPEHAVADGVVVQAWRDVGPKPEGDSPSRRVAQVATAISQHFHDLVRLAERGLRAALLVRTVHQALDYQRALAVDGRLKTHVAGFDNRGLPMDRGSERIPPEVELVIAHGELPATQDARWAVLYVDRALTAPERLRAVGMINAPHPDKRTAMLVDFHTDDRPAAAPSEWLPLPVQDNHPALGIQRQRLHSLLPADGAEDFHACRDYLVPDWDIGPHGDDIDLHRHRRDLLHGRVTAFGQRLQVAISAETALTGEPSLLGGQYRALLHRFSLLRDAVSRLALEDDRFNAEDRRVRHWAREQAAQVCEQPIDYQLLGPLEPVEPTAAQSANQLYTRLRQRLEAGGLDADAVERGRTTLRQVLVDFGTAQARFAALQALEPALEDPPQAGDTDAPSSRGLLVLRSLFDTTLNTEMYEQLGRRIDALVAIGQQQPLHQFDAYVRDRLEQMLRGHLRDPQLAAVVHAVVLCGPHWPRHGMTGGT; encoded by the coding sequence ATGAACATCCCCCACAGCAGGTTCGGTGTGCGCGATTCCGTACTGGGTTGGCTGCGGCGGCTGGGCTGGAACCCTCTGGATGAGGGTGCGGTGGCGGCGTTACGCGGCGAACATCACAGCGCATTGCTGGAGAAGCGGCTGCTGCCGTGGCTGCGTCGCTATCGGTACGAGTGGGAAGGCGAGCGCGTGGCGCTTTCACCCACTTCATTCGACCGGATCATTGCCGAGGCCGAAACGTGCTGCCACAGCTTGGATTGGGTAGCGTCGAGCAGCGCTGTGCACCGGCTGCTGGTCCACGGCGTTCATACCGAACTGGAATTGCCCAACGGGCGCCGGATCTCGGTCCCGGTTCCGTTGATCGATTGGGAGCATGTGCAACGCAACCATTGGGATGTGGCTGACGCGATGCGTACCGACCTGCGCTTGGCAGCGCCCGGAGATCCGTCCGACGGCCACGTTCGCGAGCTGGTCGGTTACGTCAACGGCATTCCCCTGGTGGTGCTGGCCTGCGTGGAGCGCGATGCGTACAAGCGATGGGGAACCGCAGAGGATGGCATCCGGCACCTGTTGCGCGGCCTGGGCAGCATGCCGACCAATCCGCCGGTGCAGCACGCGCAGCTGCTGCTTAGCCTGGACCGTCGTGGCGGCCGCCATGCCGCTGTCGGCACCCCTTCACATGCGTGGGTGAAATGGCGGGAGCATGGCTGGAGCCCGGCCGCGCAGACCCAGCTGCGCGATGCCGCGTTGCCCTTCTCCGATGTCCCGCTGGACCCACCGTGGGCCACGCATGCCGAACTACTGCATGGCGTGCTGTCGCCGCCCCGGTTCCTGCAGCTGATACGGCATTTCCTGCGAGAGGGCCGCAGCGGCCGACGCTGTCTGGTCCGGTCCCACCAGTTCTTTGCGGTGCAGTGTGCGCTGCAGGCACTAAGCACCCGCGACGCCAGCGGCCGTCGTACCGGCGGGCAGCTGTGCCTGGCAACCGGCAGCGGGCTGCAGCGCACGCGGCAGTGGCTGTTGCAGGCCATGCGTGCCGATGCGGCGTTCAGGCCGATTCGCGTGCTTCAGCCACTGACCCGGCTCACACCGCCCCCCGAGGACCGGCGCCAGCGGCCTGGTCCACTGCCTGCTGACCAGCTCACCGAGTTCCTGGCCGGCAGGGGTCCCTCGCTGCATGAGGTGCCGCTGCGCATCCTGCGTGGTTGGGCGCGCAGGACCAGGCTGCCCGACGCCGATGATGAGATGGCCGCCACCGACGACGACATCGTGCTGCTGGCGGATGCCGATTTCTGGGACAGCGATCCCGTCCTTCTGCGTCGTCTGCGCCGTTGCCTGCCGCAGGCGACCTGGCTGACGCTGGTGGCCGCACCGGTTACCGCACCGGTGCCGGGTCTGGATCCTGGCCCGAGGCTGTACGAGTATCCGCCCGAGCATGCCGTCGCCGATGGCGTGGTGGTGCAGGCATGGCGCGACGTCGGCCCGAAGCCCGAGGGGGATTCGCCCTCCCGACGCGTGGCCCAGGTCGCCACCGCCATCAGCCAGCATTTCCACGATCTGGTCCGGCTGGCGGAACGCGGCCTGCGCGCCGCGCTTCTGGTGAGAACGGTCCACCAGGCGTTGGACTACCAGCGCGCACTCGCGGTGGATGGGCGGTTGAAGACCCATGTGGCGGGCTTCGACAACCGCGGCCTGCCCATGGACCGCGGCTCGGAGCGCATCCCGCCGGAGGTGGAACTGGTGATCGCGCATGGTGAACTGCCGGCAACCCAGGATGCGCGATGGGCCGTGCTGTATGTGGATCGCGCCCTCACTGCACCGGAGCGGCTGCGCGCGGTGGGCATGATCAACGCGCCGCATCCCGACAAGCGCACCGCCATGCTGGTGGATTTCCACACCGACGACCGCCCGGCGGCGGCGCCGTCCGAGTGGCTGCCGTTACCGGTACAGGACAATCATCCGGCATTGGGCATACAGCGCCAACGCCTGCACAGCCTGCTGCCGGCCGATGGCGCCGAGGACTTCCACGCCTGTCGTGATTACCTCGTGCCCGACTGGGACATCGGCCCGCATGGTGATGACATCGACCTGCACCGGCACCGGCGCGACCTGCTGCATGGCCGGGTCACTGCATTCGGGCAGCGGCTGCAGGTGGCCATCTCGGCCGAGACCGCGCTGACCGGCGAGCCATCGCTGCTGGGCGGACAGTACCGCGCCCTGCTGCACCGGTTCTCACTACTACGCGATGCGGTGAGCCGGCTGGCACTGGAGGACGATCGCTTCAACGCCGAAGACCGAAGGGTGCGCCACTGGGCGCGCGAGCAGGCCGCGCAGGTGTGTGAGCAGCCGATCGATTACCAGCTGCTGGGTCCCCTCGAGCCGGTCGAGCCAACGGCGGCGCAGAGCGCCAACCAGCTGTACACCCGCCTGCGCCAGCGCCTGGAGGCAGGTGGGCTGGACGCTGATGCCGTGGAACGGGGCCGGACCACCTTGCGCCAGGTGCTGGTGGATTTCGGCACCGCACAGGCCCGGTTTGCCGCGTTGCAGGCGCTGGAGCCTGCGCTGGAGGACCCACCGCAGGCCGGTGACACGGACGCACCGTCCTCGCGCGGCCTGTTGGTGCTGCGCAGCCTGTTCGACACCACGCTGAACACAGAAATGTACGAGCAGCTGGGTCGCCGCATCGACGCGTTGGTCGCCATCGGGCAGCAACAACCGCTGCACCAGTTCGATGCGTACGTTCGGGACCGGCTTGAGCAGATGCTGCGCGGCCACCTGCGTGACCCGCAGCTGGCGGCCGTGGTGCACGCGGTGGTGCTGTGCGGACCGCACTGGCCGCGTCACGGCATGACAGGCGGCACGTAG
- a CDS encoding short-chain fatty acid transporter: protein MASTTSAPARDGWMARAALRSAAWAEKWFPDAYVFAVLGVVIVAVAAMSFGATPQATAKAFGDGFWSLIPFTMQMAFVVIGGYAVATAPVVARFIELLARVPRTGRGAVVYVGLISMLASLLSWGFSLVFGGLLVRALARRQELQMDYRAAGASAYLGLGAVWAMGLSSSAAQLQANPASMPPGLVEITGVLPFTETIFLWQSIALTAALILVSLLIAWLTAPGPATARTASDFAGAAQAEPEPLQPRTRAGEWLEYSPLLTVLLSLLAFGWLFSEFASKPVVTAIANLNTYNFLFISLGLLLHWRPRSFLNAVAKAVPSTTGVLIQFPLYGGIAMILTHAVGSGGETLAHRLSTVFVHIATTDTFALVMGIYSAVLGFFVPSGGGKWIIEAPYVMQAANELHAHLGWAVQVYNAAEALPNLINPFWMLPLLGVLGLKARDIVGFTFIQLLVHIPLVLGLLWLLGMTLTYVPPVMP, encoded by the coding sequence ATGGCCAGCACCACATCAGCGCCGGCACGGGACGGCTGGATGGCACGCGCAGCGCTGCGGTCGGCGGCCTGGGCGGAAAAATGGTTTCCCGACGCGTATGTGTTCGCGGTGCTCGGCGTGGTGATCGTGGCAGTGGCCGCCATGAGCTTCGGCGCCACCCCGCAGGCCACCGCCAAAGCGTTCGGCGACGGCTTCTGGAGCCTGATTCCCTTCACCATGCAGATGGCCTTCGTGGTCATCGGCGGATATGCCGTGGCCACCGCCCCGGTGGTGGCGCGCTTCATCGAACTACTGGCGCGGGTGCCGCGCACCGGCCGGGGCGCGGTGGTGTACGTGGGCCTGATCAGCATGCTGGCCTCGCTGCTCAGCTGGGGCTTTTCGCTGGTGTTCGGCGGGCTGCTGGTACGTGCACTGGCGCGCCGCCAGGAACTGCAGATGGATTACCGCGCCGCCGGCGCCTCGGCCTACCTGGGCCTGGGCGCGGTGTGGGCGATGGGCCTGAGCTCCTCGGCCGCCCAACTGCAGGCCAACCCGGCCAGCATGCCGCCCGGCCTGGTGGAAATCACCGGCGTGCTGCCTTTCACCGAAACCATCTTCCTGTGGCAGTCCATCGCGCTTACCGCCGCGTTGATCCTGGTCTCGCTGCTGATCGCGTGGCTGACCGCCCCCGGTCCAGCCACCGCACGCACCGCCAGCGATTTCGCCGGGGCCGCGCAGGCCGAACCGGAACCGCTGCAGCCGCGCACGCGCGCCGGCGAATGGCTGGAATACAGCCCGCTGCTGACCGTGCTGCTCTCGCTGCTTGCCTTCGGCTGGTTGTTCAGCGAATTCGCCAGCAAGCCGGTGGTGACCGCCATCGCCAACCTCAACACCTACAACTTCCTGTTCATTTCGCTGGGCCTGCTGCTGCACTGGCGGCCGCGCAGCTTCCTCAACGCCGTGGCCAAGGCCGTGCCCAGCACCACCGGCGTGCTGATCCAGTTCCCGCTGTACGGCGGCATCGCGATGATCCTTACCCATGCCGTTGGCAGTGGCGGAGAAACGCTGGCGCATCGGCTCTCCACCGTGTTCGTGCACATCGCCACCACCGACACCTTCGCGCTGGTGATGGGCATCTACTCGGCGGTGCTGGGCTTCTTCGTGCCCTCCGGTGGCGGCAAGTGGATCATCGAAGCGCCCTACGTGATGCAGGCGGCCAACGAACTGCATGCGCACCTGGGCTGGGCGGTGCAGGTCTACAACGCCGCCGAAGCCCTGCCCAACCTGATCAACCCGTTCTGGATGCTGCCGCTGCTGGGCGTGCTGGGGCTGAAGGCGCGGGATATCGTAGGCTTCACCTTCATCCAGTTGCTGGTGCACATCCCGCTGGTGCTGGGCCTGCTGTGGCTGCTTGGCATGACCCTGACCTACGTGCCGCCTGTCATGCCGTGA
- the ubiA gene encoding 4-hydroxybenzoate octaprenyltransferase, which produces MAYERFDAPAGAPPSRWGQYWKLMRADRPIGTLLLLWPTWWALWLAAGGLPPLWILFVFTAGVWLTRSAGCVINDYADRWLDPHVKRTKDRPLASGRVSGREALVLFAGLMLVAFALVLTLNALTIGMSFIGIFLAASYPYLKRYTHLPQVYLGMAFGWGIPMAFAAIQGEVPVIGWLLYGANILWSTAYDTWYAMVDRDDDLKMGSHSTAILFGDLDLVIQGILYTLFLGTMALVGVRGGLGLYYWLGVAVAAGLIAYEFWIARKRERDPCFKAFLHNNWVGAALFAGIAAALAAA; this is translated from the coding sequence ATGGCTTACGAACGTTTTGACGCCCCCGCGGGCGCACCGCCCTCGCGCTGGGGCCAGTACTGGAAACTGATGCGCGCCGATCGCCCGATCGGCACCCTGCTGCTGCTGTGGCCTACCTGGTGGGCGCTGTGGCTGGCCGCCGGCGGGCTGCCGCCGCTGTGGATCCTGTTCGTGTTCACCGCCGGGGTATGGCTGACGCGTTCGGCCGGCTGTGTGATCAACGACTACGCCGACCGCTGGCTGGACCCGCACGTGAAGCGCACCAAGGACCGCCCGCTGGCAAGTGGCCGGGTGTCCGGCCGCGAGGCGCTGGTGTTGTTCGCCGGGTTGATGCTGGTGGCGTTCGCGCTGGTGCTGACCCTGAACGCGCTGACCATCGGCATGAGCTTCATCGGCATCTTCCTGGCCGCCAGCTACCCCTACCTCAAGCGCTACACCCACCTGCCGCAGGTGTACCTGGGCATGGCCTTCGGCTGGGGCATCCCGATGGCGTTCGCCGCCATCCAGGGCGAAGTGCCGGTGATCGGCTGGCTGCTGTATGGCGCTAACATCCTGTGGTCTACCGCGTACGACACCTGGTACGCCATGGTCGATCGCGACGACGACCTGAAGATGGGCTCGCATTCCACCGCCATCCTGTTCGGCGACCTGGACCTGGTGATCCAGGGAATCCTGTACACGCTGTTCCTCGGCACGATGGCGCTGGTGGGCGTGCGCGGCGGGCTGGGTCTTTACTACTGGCTGGGCGTGGCGGTGGCTGCCGGGCTGATTGCCTACGAATTCTGGATCGCGCGCAAGCGTGAGCGCGACCCCTGCTTCAAGGCGTTCCTGCACAACAACTGGGTGGGCGCGGCGTTGTTCGCCGGGATCGCAGCAGCGTTGGCTGCTGCCTGA
- a CDS encoding Gfo/Idh/MocA family protein, producing the protein MKRREFIAAGAALAATSLLPETPAWARGRTLRLGLIGTGMRGQVLLKELVRRDDVEVVALCDIEPIMLKRGMDMVAKAGRKAPTAYGQDGDRNAWKRLLEQRGLDGVIIATPWEYHAPMAIAAMQAKIAVGCEVVAGITLQDHWDVLKTQLSTGTPYMLLENVCYRRDVMATLQMVRNGLFGELVHLQAGYQHDLRGVKFNSGDPAQPYDSGVEFGPHAWSEARWRTQHSVDRNGELYPSHGIGPCAMYTGINRGNRFTHINAFASKARGLHEYTVAKSGGTTHPSTKVNFKLGDIVTTTLACENGETILLQHDTSLPRPYSMGFRVQGTKGLWMDVNQSIHIEGRSPPHKWEPFKAYQDQYEHPLWKQHADTAASAGHGGMDWFVIHAFVEALKAKAPMPIDIYDAITWSAITPLSEQSIANSFQTLEFPDFTAGLWKQRKPIFAFDGTY; encoded by the coding sequence ATGAAGCGTAGGGAATTCATTGCCGCCGGTGCGGCCCTGGCCGCCACCAGCCTGCTGCCGGAAACGCCGGCCTGGGCACGCGGGCGCACGCTGCGCCTGGGCCTGATCGGCACCGGCATGCGTGGCCAGGTGCTGCTGAAGGAGCTGGTCCGCCGCGACGACGTGGAAGTAGTCGCGCTGTGCGACATTGAACCGATCATGCTCAAGCGCGGCATGGACATGGTGGCCAAGGCCGGCAGGAAGGCGCCCACCGCCTACGGCCAGGACGGCGACCGCAACGCATGGAAGCGCCTGCTCGAACAGCGCGGCCTGGATGGCGTGATCATCGCCACGCCGTGGGAGTACCACGCGCCGATGGCGATCGCCGCCATGCAGGCCAAAATCGCGGTGGGCTGTGAAGTGGTCGCCGGCATCACCCTGCAGGACCACTGGGACGTGCTCAAGACCCAGCTCTCCACCGGCACCCCGTACATGCTGCTGGAAAACGTCTGTTACCGCCGCGACGTGATGGCGACCCTGCAGATGGTGCGCAACGGCCTGTTCGGTGAACTGGTGCACCTGCAGGCCGGCTACCAGCACGACCTGCGCGGGGTGAAGTTCAACTCCGGCGATCCCGCCCAGCCGTACGACAGTGGCGTGGAATTCGGCCCGCATGCGTGGTCCGAAGCGCGCTGGCGCACCCAGCATTCGGTGGACCGCAACGGCGAGCTGTACCCCAGCCACGGCATCGGCCCGTGCGCCATGTACACCGGCATCAACCGCGGCAACCGTTTCACCCATATCAACGCGTTCGCCAGCAAGGCGCGCGGCCTGCATGAGTACACCGTGGCCAAGAGTGGCGGCACCACCCACCCCAGCACCAAGGTGAACTTCAAGCTCGGCGACATCGTCACCACCACGCTGGCCTGCGAAAACGGTGAAACCATCCTGCTGCAGCACGACACCTCGTTGCCGCGCCCGTACTCGATGGGCTTCCGCGTGCAGGGCACCAAGGGGTTGTGGATGGACGTGAACCAGTCCATCCACATCGAAGGCCGCAGCCCTCCGCACAAGTGGGAACCGTTCAAGGCCTACCAGGATCAGTACGAACACCCGCTGTGGAAGCAGCACGCCGACACCGCCGCCAGCGCGGGCCACGGCGGCATGGACTGGTTCGTGATCCACGCCTTCGTCGAAGCCCTGAAGGCCAAGGCCCCGATGCCGATCGACATCTACGACGCCATCACCTGGAGCGCGATCACCCCGCTGTCGGAGCAGTCCATCGCCAACAGCTTCCAGACCCTGGAGTTCCCGGACTTCACCGCCGGCCTGTGGAAGCAGCGCAAGCCGATCTTCGCGTTTGACGGGACCTACTGA